The following are encoded together in the Chaetodon trifascialis isolate fChaTrf1 chromosome 3, fChaTrf1.hap1, whole genome shotgun sequence genome:
- the LOC139328543 gene encoding ciliary microtubule inner protein 1-like: MADSQRTSEPVNVVHQDEIWKAHVKAEKDSAKAWPKKWGFLTEAYKEYERESKKLKEMVRVKLPHQVPARPPTPPEKCIHVSPSPPVPQTTQGFIGWRSGRSHLQLEKHSTVHHGRCSFLKELGWPLDACS, from the exons ATGGCGGATTCACAGCGAACATCTGAACCCGTCAACGTTGTGCATCAGGATGAAATCTG gaaAGCACATGTCAAAGCTGAGAAGGATTCGGCTAAAGCCTGGCCCAAAAAGTGGGGCTTCCTGACCGAGGCCTACAAGGAG TATGAGAGGGAGAGTAAGAAGCTGAAGGAGATGGTCAGAGTGAAGCTTCCCCATCAAGTGCCAGCACGACCTCCAACCCCTCCAGAAAAATGCATCCAC GTTAGCCCCTCTCCTCCAGTTCCTCAGACAACTCAGGGCTTCATTGGCTGGCGGTCAGGTCGCTCACATCTTCAGCTGGAaaagcacagcacagtgcaTCATGGGAGGTGTAGTTTTCTGAAGGAGCTGGGCTGGCCTCTCGATGCTTGCAGCTGA